A window from Armatimonadota bacterium encodes these proteins:
- a CDS encoding DUF559 domain-containing protein, translated as MPKGLPNRNPAARQKARGLRSSASAGEHALWQELRRKRLGVRFRRQYPIGPYVLDFYCPSRWLCVEVDGDFHDGRQERDATRDAFLAKMGVRTLRFWSTEVLNDAKAVAQSIWLACQETADVCAD; from the coding sequence TCCCGCAGCCCGGCAGAAGGCGAGAGGCCTCCGTAGCTCGGCCTCTGCCGGAGAGCACGCGCTGTGGCAAGAGTTGCGCCGCAAGCGCCTGGGCGTCAGATTTCGGCGGCAGTATCCGATCGGGCCCTACGTGCTTGACTTCTACTGCCCGTCGCGCTGGCTGTGCGTCGAAGTGGACGGGGACTTTCACGACGGTCGTCAAGAGCGCGATGCGACCAGAGACGCGTTTTTGGCCAAGATGGGCGTTAGGACGCTCCGCTTCTGGTCGACCGAAGTTTTGAACGACGCCAAGGCCGTCGCTCAATCGATCTGGCTGGCGTGTCAAGAGACCGCGGATGTTTGCGCCGATTGA